Proteins from a single region of Balaenoptera acutorostrata chromosome 16, mBalAcu1.1, whole genome shotgun sequence:
- the LOC103013078 gene encoding heterogeneous nuclear ribonucleoprotein A1-like: MSKSESPKEPKQLQKLFIGALSFETTDESLRSHCEQWGALTDCVVMRNPNTKCSRGFAFVTYATVEEVGAAMKARPHEVDGRVGEPKRAVSREDSQRPGAHLTVKKIFVGDIKGDTEEHHLRDYFEQYGKIEVTEIMTDQGSGKKRGFAFITFDDHDSIDKIVIQKYHTVNGHNCEVKKAPSQQEMASASSNQRGQSSSGSFGGSRGGGFHGNDNFGLGGNFSGRAGFGGSRGGGGYGGSRDGYNGFGNDGSSFGGGGSYNDLGNYNNQSSNFGPMKGGNFGVRSSGPYGGGRQYFAKPRNQGGYDGSSSSSSYGSGRRF; this comes from the coding sequence ATGTCTAAGTCAGAGTCACCCAAAGAGCCCAAACAGCTGCAGAAGCTCTTCATCGGAGCTTTGAGCTTTGAAACAACTGATGAGAGTCTGAGGAGCCattgtgagcaatggggagcgctCACAGATTGTGTGGTAATGAGGAATCCAAACACCAAGTGCTCCAGAGGCTTCGCGTTTGTCACGTATGCCACTGTGGAGGAGGTGGGTGCAGCCATGAAGGCAAGGCCACACGAGGTGGATGGAAGAGTTGGGGAACCAAAGAGGGCCGTCTCAAGAGAAGATTCTCAAAGACCTGGTGCCCACTTAACTGTGAAAAAGATTTTTGTTGGTGACATTAAAGGAGACACTGAAGAACATCACCTAAGAGATTATTTTGAACAGTATGGGAAAATTGAAGTGACTGAAATCATGACTGACCAAGGCAGTGGCAAAAAAAGAGGCTTTGCTTTCATAACCTTTGATGACCATGACTCCATAGACAAGATTGTCATTCAGAAATACCACACTGTGAATGGCCACAACTGTGAAGTAAAGAAAGCCCCATCTCAGCAAGAGATGGCTAGTGCTTCATCCAACCAAAGAGGTCAAAGTAGTTCTGGAAGCTTTGGTGGTAGTCGTGGAGGTGGTTTTCATGGGAATGACAACTTTGGTCTTGGAGGAAACTTCAGTGGTCGAGCTGGCTTTGGTGGCAGCCGGGGTGGTGGTGGCTATGGTGGCAGTAGGGATGGCTATAATGGATTTGGTAATGATGGGAGCAGTTTTGGAGGTGGTGGAAGCTACAACGATCTTGGCAATTACAACAATCAATCTTCAAATTTTGGACCCATGAAAGGAGGAAACTTTGGAGTCAGAAGTTCTGGCCCCTATGGTGGTGGAAGACAATACTTTGCCAAACCACGAAACCAAGGTGGCTATGATGgttccagcagcagcagtagctatGGAAGTGGCAGGAGGTTTTAA